One region of Daphnia pulicaria isolate SC F1-1A chromosome 7, SC_F0-13Bv2, whole genome shotgun sequence genomic DNA includes:
- the LOC124349976 gene encoding mRNA-capping enzyme-like — MDAILCRGVGLTQMGISQRIVYIKNEIMAPRLEALKNGTIKSDGEAFNLDIVDCKESYEAEKFLSEEFRDVLFKYPLLSILFIPKDKDYICGTCFDVFQWKENDVCHAVFRLKIPGSRATAELAELHLVSGESGDDMVEINFALIKLTDEIRELNGRIIDCHYVDNQCWVFSKLRDDRKYPNVKPVIENKLKNFENPVTRSRLLSSLEMVKSLNYVSEVSLNDLNQGV, encoded by the exons ATGGATGCCATCCTGTGTCGAGGAGTTGGTTTGACGCAAATGGGCATCTCCCAGCGAATCGTTTATATCAAA aATGAGATCATGGCCCCCAGACTAGAAGCGTTGAAGAACGGCACAATTAAAAGCGACGGAGAAGCTTTTAATCTGGACATTGTTGACTGTAAGGAAAGCTACGAAGCGGAGAAATTCCTGTCTGAAGAATTTCGTGATGTTCTGTTTAAATATCCGCTTCTCTCTATTCTATTCATTCCCAAAGATAAG GATTACATTTGCGGGACCTGTTTTGACGTCTTTCAATGGAAAGAGAATGACGTTTGCCATGCTGTTTTCCGACTGAAAATACCAGGAAGCCGCGCCAC GGCGGAACTCGCCGAGTTGCATTTAGTGAGTGGTGAATCTGGCGATGATATGGTGGAAATTAATTTCGCTTTGATCAAACTGACGGACGAGATTCGTGAGCTGAACGGCCGCATCATCGATTGTCACTACGTCGATAATCAGTGCTGGGTCTTCAGCAAATTGCGCGACGATCGTAAATATCCAAACGTGAAACCCGTTATTGAAA acaagttgaaaaattttgaaaatccggtgACGCGATCTCGTTTGCTTTCATCCCTGGAGATGGTCAAAAGTCTTAATTATGTTTCGGAAGTGTCGTTGAATGATTTAAATcagggggtatag
- the LOC124350158 gene encoding larval cuticle protein LCP-22-like has translation MKFIIAFAFLAVALAAPQGDKKPIEIVSSNSEMNADGSYSFDFESADGTKVSESGNQKQVGPKPEDIGTVSKGSYSFTTPDGVVLTVNWVADENGFQATGDHLPTPPPMPEHVVKMLADLKAAGVL, from the exons atgaaattc ATCATCGCTTTCGCTTTCTTGGCCGTGGCCCTCGCCGCACCTCAAGGGGATAAAAAGCCCATCGAAATTGTGTCATCCAACAGCGAAATGAACGCCGACGGCAGCTACTCATTCGA TTTCGAGTCTGCCGATGGGACCAAAGTGTCTGAAAGTGGCAACCAGAAACAAGTTGGACCCAAACCGGAGGATATCGGGACCGTGTCCAAGGGCTCCTACTCGTTCACGACTCCCGACGGCGTCGTCCTCACTGTCAATTGGGTGGCCGATGAAAACGGATTCCAGGCCACCGGCGACCACCTCCCCACTCCTCCACCCATGCCCGAGCATGTCGTCAAGATGCTGGCCGACCTTAAAGCCGCCGGAGTCCTGTAA
- the LOC124350076 gene encoding larval cuticle protein 65Ag1-like — MKLFVIAAVLAVAAAAPSSYATYEKTYEKDYKYPEITVTSQSDERNLDGSSKWSYAQSDYTTRDETQEQKKFVVTTVDDYGKEYTEEVYGNTNKGSSYWVSPEGEKFTLTWAADNAGFQPKGDHLPVAPVHVYELPVAPVHEYVLPVAPVHEYELPVAPVHIPFNGKGYKIY, encoded by the exons ATGAAATTG TTCGTCATCGCCGCTGTCTTGgccgtcgccgccgccgctccttCGAGTTACGCAACGTACGAGAAGACGTACGAGAAGGACTACAAATATCCCGAGATTACCGTCACCAGCCAATCGGACGAGCGCAACTTGGACGGCAGCAGCAAGTGGAG ctacgCCCAGTCTGACTACACCACCCGTGACGAGACCCAGGAGCAGAAGAAATTCGTCGTGACCACCGTCGATGATTACGGCAAAGAATACACCGAGGAGGTTTACGGAAATACCAACAAAGGATCCTCCTACTGGGTCTCCCCCGAAGGcgagaaattcactttgacCTGGGCCGCTGATAACGCCGGATTCCAACCCAAGGGTGACCACttgcccgtcgctcccgtccaCGTCTACGAGCTCCCGGTGGCTCCCGTTCACGAGTACGTCCTGCCCGTCGCCCCCGTCCACGAATACGAACTCcccgtcgctcccgtccaCATTCCATTCAACGGAAAGGGATACAAGATCtactaa
- the LOC124350155 gene encoding larval cuticle protein LCP-22-like has product MKFIVALAFLAVALAAPQGDKKPIEIVSSNSEMNADGSYSFDFESADGTKVSESGNQKQVGPKPEDIGTVSKGSYSFTTPDGVVLTVNWVADENGFQATGDHLPTPPPMPEHVVKMLADLKAAGVL; this is encoded by the exons atgaaattc ATCGTCGCTCTCGCTTTCTTGGCCGTGGCCCTCGCCGCACCTCAAGGAGATAAGAAGCCCATCGAAATTGTGTCATCCAACAGCGAAATGAACGCCGACGGCAGCTACTCCTTCGA TTTCGAGTCTGCGGATGGGACCAAAGTGTCTGAAAGTGGCAACCAGAAACAAGTTGGACCCAAACCGGAGGATATCGGGACCGTGTCCAAGGGCTCCTACTCGTTCACGACTCCCGACGGCGTCGTCCTCACCGTCAATTGGGTGGCCGATGAAAACGGATTCCAGGCCACCGGCGACCACCTCCCCACTCCTCCACCCATGCCCGAGCACGTCGTCAAGATGCTCGCAGACCTCAAAGCCGCCGGAGTCCTGTAA